The following is a genomic window from Prunus persica cultivar Lovell chromosome G7, Prunus_persica_NCBIv2, whole genome shotgun sequence.
gcaaagaaattaccttttttGAGACCAGGGCAAACATCTTCACCTTTGAAAACAACAGGGACATCCACTTTCAGCTGCGAGCCCTCATCCGCCCAAACAAACACCAAATTCAGTATCTTCCCACTCTCTTCGTCCCTATGAATCTGCACACAATCAGaatcccaaaaatccaaaacaagtTAGAAATTTCAAGCTTttatatctatttttttaaaacaagaaagGCATGGATGAAGAAATTAGTAATTGCCTTGATGGGTAGGACGTTTCCAGATTCAAGAAGATCCGATGACCCGGAACCAGCTCGGATCTGGAGCGGGAACCTAGTGGAGCAGAAAAACGGGAGCTCAACTGACTTGAGAATGGCCTGAATCTGCTTCCTCTCGGCGGTCAACAAGTGCTTTTTGGAGACCGATCGAACGGTGGTGGTGCTAGGGTTTAGCTCCTGCGAGAACACGACGGCTGGAATTCGACCCTGAGCTCGGTCTTTGACGGAGACTCTGTTCCCTGTGCACTCCCTCGGGATGGCTTGGATCGTGTGATACAGAGCCGAAAAGGATTGAAATGGAGCTTGTTGTCGCGAGCTAGGGTTTTGCAGAACCGCACGGAGGTTGCCGCCGGCTGAGCGCCACCGATTGgccatatttttccttttcggTGGTTGTTTTGGTGCCTGGTTTCTTCTAGTGAGGGTTTTGCATGTGCTTTCGGGGTTTAAGGGTCTGGGCC
Proteins encoded in this region:
- the LOC18771252 gene encoding uncharacterized protein LOC18771252; its protein translation is MANRWRSAGGNLRAVLQNPSSRQQAPFQSFSALYHTIQAIPRECTGNRVSVKDRAQGRIPAVVFSQELNPSTTTVRSVSKKHLLTAERKQIQAILKSVELPFFCSTRFPLQIRAGSGSSDLLESGNVLPIKIHRDEESGKILNLVFVWADEGSQLKVDVPVVFKGEDVCPGLKKGGHLNKIRTSLKYLCPAEHIPPKIEVDVSKLDIGDRVFIPDVEVHPSMKLLSKNETMPICKIVATKLENPESAGV